From the Brassica napus cultivar Da-Ae chromosome A8, Da-Ae, whole genome shotgun sequence genome, one window contains:
- the LOC106387574 gene encoding DCN1-like protein 4, with translation MLCIKRFCFVMTTIVSAAPLTDLEKSIENLIKVYHMYSNTRSNLIDPEGIEKLCSDLDVSRTDIRFLMLAWTMKAEKQGYITHEEWTRGLKALRADTIDELKKALPLLEKEVRTPSNFADFYAYAFRYSLTEEKQEGIDIETICQLLGIVLGSTFRPQVDYFVEYLKIQNDYKVINIDQWMGFYRFCNEISFPEMTEYNPELAWPLLLNNFVEWIREKTSLKA, from the exons ATGCTTTGTATTAAACGTTTCTGCTTCGTTATGACCACTATCGTTTCTGCTGCTCCGCTTACGGATCTGGAAAAATCaatagaaaatttaattaagGTGTATCATATGTATTCCAATACACGTTCCAATCTCATTGA CCCTGAAGGAATAGAGAAACTTTGCTCAGATTTGGATGTCTCTCGTACTGATATCAGATTCTTGATGCTTGCTTG GACAATGAAAGCTGAGAAACAGGGCTACATTACACATGAAGAGTGGACAAGAGGCCTTAAGGCTTTAAGAGCTGATACAATTGATGAACTGAAGAAAGCCCTTCCCCTGCTAGAGAAAGAG GTCAGGACGCCATCAAATTTTGCAGATTTCTATGCTTACGCCTTTCGCTATTCTTTAACAG AGGAAAAACAGGAGGGTATAGACATAGAGACTATATGTCAACTCCTAGGTATCGTCTTGGGATCTACATTCCGACCCCAAGTTGACTACTTTGTCGAGTATTTAAAG ATCCAAAACGACTACAAAGTCATAAACATAGATCAATGGATGGGCTTTTACAGGTTTTGCAATGAG ATAAGTTTCCCGGAGATGACGGAATACAATCCAGAGCTTGCATGGCCATTGCTTCTCAACAATTTTGTTGAGTGGATTCGTGAAAAAACAAGCCTGAAAGCTTAA